From Streptomyces durmitorensis, a single genomic window includes:
- a CDS encoding SDR family NAD(P)-dependent oxidoreductase, with protein sequence MPLTAYDLSGRTAFVTGAASGIGRASAVLLAETGATVHCADRDAQGLHETATLIKTAGGTAHTHPLDVADRTQVEQAVASATAATGRLDIMAAIAGIMHSSPVLETRDEDLDRVLNINFKGVLYACQAAARAMIAANADATDDGSRRPGSIITMASGAVDTGGPGLLCYGAAKAAVVQLTKTLATEVGPHGIRVNAVAPGWIRTPMTDRHDSAAQAHTEGLMVRMSPLGRVGEPEDIAHAVLHLASDASAFTTGQILRPNGGVAMPW encoded by the coding sequence ATGCCCCTCACGGCGTACGACCTCAGCGGACGCACCGCATTCGTCACCGGCGCGGCCAGCGGCATCGGCAGGGCCTCGGCCGTGCTCCTCGCGGAAACGGGCGCCACCGTCCACTGCGCCGACCGCGACGCTCAGGGGCTCCACGAGACGGCCACGCTCATCAAGACCGCGGGCGGCACCGCGCACACCCACCCCCTGGACGTGGCCGACAGGACCCAGGTCGAGCAGGCCGTCGCGAGCGCCACAGCGGCCACCGGACGCCTCGACATCATGGCCGCCATCGCCGGGATCATGCACAGCAGCCCGGTCCTGGAGACCCGCGACGAGGACCTCGACCGGGTCCTGAACATCAACTTCAAGGGCGTCCTGTACGCCTGCCAGGCCGCGGCCCGCGCGATGATCGCAGCGAACGCCGACGCGACCGACGACGGCTCCCGCCGCCCCGGCAGCATCATCACCATGGCATCGGGCGCCGTGGACACCGGCGGTCCCGGCCTCCTCTGCTACGGCGCGGCGAAAGCCGCCGTCGTCCAGCTCACGAAGACCCTCGCCACCGAGGTGGGCCCGCACGGCATCCGCGTGAACGCCGTGGCACCGGGCTGGATCCGCACCCCCATGACCGACCGCCACGACTCCGCCGCCCAGGCGCACACCGAGGGGCTCATGGTCCGCATGTCCCCCCTGGGCCGCGTCGGCGAACCGGAGGACATCGCCCACGCCGTCCTGCACCTGGCATCCGACGCGTCCGCCTTCACGACGGGCCAGATCCTCCGCCCGAACGGCGGCGTCGCCATGCCTTGGTGA
- a CDS encoding Dps family protein: protein MYVVKSPLSDADLKTVSDALQGALVDLVDLSLVAKQIHWNVVGTRFRSVHLQLDEVVDTARLHSDTVAERASTLGVSPDGRAATVARSSGIGEVADGWVKDADAVGTLVDALGAVITRMRERVEATGEADPVSQDIFIGITADLEKHHWMFQAENG from the coding sequence ATGTACGTCGTGAAGAGCCCTCTGTCCGATGCGGATCTGAAGACGGTCTCGGACGCCTTGCAGGGCGCTCTGGTGGACCTGGTCGACCTCTCCCTGGTCGCCAAGCAGATCCACTGGAACGTGGTCGGGACGCGCTTCCGGTCCGTCCATCTGCAGCTCGACGAGGTCGTGGACACGGCGCGGCTGCACTCCGACACGGTGGCCGAGCGTGCCTCCACGCTCGGTGTCTCGCCGGACGGCCGTGCGGCGACCGTCGCGCGCAGCAGCGGCATCGGCGAGGTCGCCGACGGCTGGGTCAAGGACGCGGACGCGGTGGGGACGCTCGTGGACGCGCTCGGTGCGGTGATCACGCGGATGCGGGAGCGGGTCGAGGCGACCGGCGAGGCGGATCCGGTGAGCCAGGACATCTTCATCGGCATCACGGCCGATCTGGAGAAGCATCACTGGATGTTCCAGGCGGAGAACGGTTGA
- the pgsA gene encoding CDP-diacylglycerol--glycerol-3-phosphate 3-phosphatidyltransferase, which produces MTGVPASAAGGSGAQGAKPVRGGKLGAAAVNQASVWNVANLLTVIRLLLVPGFVMLLLADGGYDPAWRAWAWAAFAVAMITDLFDGHLARTYNLVTDFGKIADPIADKAIMGAALICLSYLGDLPWWVTGVILGRELAITLLRFWVIRFGVIPASRGGKMKTLWQGTAAGMYVLALTGPLATLRFWVMAVAVVLTVVTGLDYVRQAVVLRRLGLAEAREAAAASAAASGEGARESAT; this is translated from the coding sequence ATGACCGGAGTCCCGGCATCCGCGGCGGGCGGCTCCGGCGCGCAGGGCGCCAAGCCGGTGCGCGGTGGAAAGTTGGGCGCTGCGGCCGTCAATCAGGCCAGCGTGTGGAACGTCGCCAACCTGCTGACGGTGATCCGGCTGCTGCTCGTGCCGGGTTTCGTGATGCTGCTGCTCGCCGACGGCGGGTACGACCCGGCCTGGCGCGCGTGGGCCTGGGCGGCCTTCGCCGTCGCCATGATCACCGACCTGTTCGACGGGCACCTGGCGCGTACGTACAACCTGGTCACGGACTTCGGGAAGATCGCCGACCCCATCGCCGACAAGGCGATCATGGGCGCCGCGCTGATCTGTCTGTCCTACCTCGGCGATCTGCCCTGGTGGGTGACGGGCGTCATTCTCGGACGTGAGCTCGCCATCACCCTGCTGCGGTTCTGGGTGATCCGCTTCGGTGTCATTCCGGCCAGTCGCGGCGGCAAGATGAAGACGCTCTGGCAGGGCACGGCGGCCGGGATGTACGTCCTGGCGCTGACCGGGCCGCTCGCCACGCTGCGGTTCTGGGTGATGGCGGTCGCCGTCGTCCTGACCGTGGTGACCGGCCTGGACTATGTGCGCCAGGCCGTCGTGCTGCGTCGGCTCGGCCTTGCGGAGGCGCGGGAAGCGGCCGCCGCTTCCGCCGCTGCCTCCGGCGAGGGGGCTCGGGAGTCGGCGACGTGA
- a CDS encoding AraC family transcriptional regulator, whose translation MAGSAEQARHWRYAELPGVDLLRAHYINKTFVRHTHEHYVIAAIAEGVDVFHHGGADQHAGPGTLALINPDTTHTGRAGAPEGWRYAAVYPSPDLVAAIAAEATGIRGTPGFVRPVLEDPYAVTLVHRVLRAAEEGNALAADTLLRVAVTRLLRLNGGPVPQRAVPTAGARTAARARAVLEERLADPPSLERLATELGASPFALLRAFRDAYGMPPHAWLTDARVRAARRLLDVGTAPAEAAVAVGFTDQPHLNRHFARIVGVPPGAYQRERKDVRGERKNVQDRESALLVPSGVWQNRRHPRIPQT comes from the coding sequence ATGGCAGGTTCGGCGGAGCAGGCGCGGCACTGGCGGTACGCGGAGCTGCCCGGGGTCGACCTGCTGCGTGCCCACTACATCAACAAGACGTTCGTGCGGCACACCCACGAGCACTACGTGATCGCCGCGATCGCCGAGGGCGTCGACGTCTTCCACCATGGCGGCGCCGATCAGCACGCGGGGCCGGGCACGCTCGCCCTGATCAACCCCGACACCACCCACACGGGCCGGGCCGGTGCGCCCGAGGGCTGGCGGTACGCGGCGGTCTATCCCTCGCCGGATCTGGTCGCCGCCATCGCCGCCGAGGCCACCGGCATCCGCGGAACCCCCGGTTTCGTCCGCCCGGTGCTCGAGGACCCGTACGCGGTGACCCTCGTCCACCGGGTGCTGCGTGCCGCGGAGGAGGGCAACGCGCTAGCCGCCGACACCCTGCTGCGGGTGGCCGTGACCCGGCTGCTGCGGCTGAACGGCGGACCTGTTCCCCAGCGTGCCGTGCCCACCGCGGGTGCCAGGACCGCGGCACGCGCGCGTGCCGTCCTGGAGGAGCGGCTCGCCGACCCGCCGAGCCTGGAGCGGCTCGCCACCGAGCTCGGGGCCAGCCCGTTCGCCCTGCTGCGGGCCTTCCGCGACGCGTACGGGATGCCTCCGCACGCATGGCTCACCGACGCGCGCGTGCGGGCCGCACGGCGCCTCCTGGACGTGGGGACGGCTCCCGCGGAGGCGGCCGTCGCCGTGGGCTTCACCGACCAGCCACACCTGAACCGGCACTTCGCGCGGATCGTCGGGGTGCCGCCCGGGGCGTACCAGCGCGAGCGCAAGGACGTACGAGGCGAGCGCAAGAACGTACAAGACCGGGAATCGGCCCTGCTCGTACCGTCCGGGGTGTGGCAGAACAGACGACACCCGCGGATCCCGCAGACATAG
- a CDS encoding ATP-dependent helicase, whose product MVRSASSAPSARSALDGFSPATRSWFTGAFSAPTSAQAGAWKAIGEGSDVLVVAPTGSGKTLAAFLAALDQLASTPPPADPKKRCRVLYVSPLKALAVDVERNLRSPLTGIRQESVRLGLPEPEVRVGIRSGDTPPAERRSLSTRPPDILITTPESLFLMLTSAARDALTGIETVILDEVHAVAGTKRGAHLALSLERLDELLPRPARRIGLSATVRPVDEVARYLSPQRRVEIVQPPSGKEFDLSVVVPVEDLAELGGSPVADSDQGAERPSIWPHVEERITDLVQAHRSTIVFANSRRLAERLCNRLNEIAYERATGEPLPEDHSPAELMAESGAAKGAPPVLARAHHGSVSKEQRALVEEDLKAGRLPAVVATSSLELGIDMGAVDLVVQVESPPSVASGLQRVGRAGHQVGAVSTGVVFPKYRGDLVQAAVVTERMRTGSIESLRIPANPLDVLAQQLVATVSLDTWQVDDLLALVRRAASFASLPESAFTAVLDMLAGRYPSDAFAELRPRVVWDRIAGTVTGRPGAQRLAVTSGGTIPDRGLFGVFLAGADPKKGGGRVGELDEEMVYESRVGDVFTLGTSSWRIEDITRDRVLVSPAPGVPGRLPFWKGDQLGRPLELGRAVGAFLREVGSLSRDDARVRLLAAGLDDWAADNILTYLAEQREACGHIPDDRTIVVERFRDELGDWRVVVHSPFGAQVHAPWALALASRLTERYGMDAQVMHADDGIVLRLPDADLMSLDLLDQEPTDQHLEYDSDQAPVGAGDVAFDKGEVNQIVTDQVGGSALFASRFRECAARALLLPRRSPGKRTPLWQQRQRAAQLLQVASEFGSFPIVLEAVRECLQDVFDVPGLTELMGDIESRKVRLVEVTTPEPSPFARSLLFGYVAQFLYEGDSPLAERRAAALSLDSRLLSELLGQAELRELLDADVLTELEQELQWRTEDRRVKDAEGVADLLRLLGPLTSAELAERGAEPEWAQELASARRAISVRIAGADHWAAIEDAGRLRDALGTALPVGVPEAFTEPVKDPLGDLVARYARTHGPFTSATAAARFGLGVAVTEGALQRLAANQRVVQGEFHPAGIGQEWCDAAVLRRLRRRSLAALRHELEPVPPAALAQFLPQWQHLSGHGLRGVDGLVRAIEQLQGATVPASALEKLVLPSRVTGYAPAMLDELTASGEVVWAGAGSLPGKDGWISLYLADAAPLLLPPAHPLELTALHQSVLDTLSGGYGLFFRQIADQVRATTHPDASDPQLADVIWDLAWSGRLTNDTLAPMRSLLGSGRTAGSTAHRAKRSAPRGRYGTLTAAARPASRTGPPTVAGRWSLLPAHEPDPTLRAHALARTLLDRHGVVTRGAVAAEGVEGGFSATYRVLSAFEDSGQARRGYVVEGLGAAQFAMDGAVDRLRAAANARDRTDSSPSAMNYAPHSPHSPRSSDTQALVLAAADPANAYGAALPWPDPPTDAGHKPGRKAGSLVVLVDGELTLYMERGGKTLLAWPATPQDDTPVTEDARLHAAAEALAAAARAGSLGTVTVERINGSSSLTSPFAALLEGAGFHATPRGLRLRA is encoded by the coding sequence ATGGTCAGGTCCGCATCCAGTGCCCCCAGCGCCCGCAGCGCCCTTGACGGGTTCTCCCCCGCGACCCGCAGCTGGTTCACGGGGGCCTTCTCCGCGCCCACGTCCGCGCAGGCAGGGGCGTGGAAGGCCATCGGCGAGGGCTCGGACGTGCTGGTCGTCGCGCCCACGGGCTCGGGCAAGACCCTTGCGGCGTTCCTCGCCGCCCTCGACCAGCTGGCCTCGACCCCGCCGCCCGCCGACCCCAAGAAGCGCTGCCGGGTGCTGTACGTATCTCCGCTGAAGGCCCTCGCGGTCGACGTGGAGCGCAATCTGCGCAGCCCGCTGACCGGCATCCGCCAGGAGTCCGTGCGCCTCGGGCTCCCCGAGCCCGAAGTGCGGGTCGGCATCCGCTCGGGCGACACCCCGCCCGCCGAGCGCCGCTCCCTGTCCACGCGCCCGCCGGACATCCTGATCACCACACCCGAGTCGCTCTTCCTGATGCTCACCTCCGCCGCGCGGGACGCGCTGACGGGCATCGAGACGGTGATCCTGGACGAGGTGCACGCCGTCGCGGGCACCAAGCGCGGCGCCCATCTCGCCCTCTCCCTGGAGCGGCTCGACGAGCTGCTGCCCAGGCCCGCCCGCCGCATCGGCCTGTCGGCGACGGTCCGCCCGGTGGACGAGGTGGCGCGCTATCTCTCCCCGCAGCGCAGGGTGGAGATCGTCCAGCCGCCGTCCGGCAAGGAGTTCGACCTGTCCGTGGTCGTGCCGGTCGAGGACCTCGCCGAGCTCGGCGGTTCGCCGGTCGCCGACTCCGACCAGGGGGCGGAGCGCCCCTCGATCTGGCCGCACGTCGAGGAGCGCATCACCGACCTCGTCCAGGCACACCGCTCGACGATCGTGTTCGCCAACTCACGCCGTCTCGCGGAGCGCCTGTGCAACAGGCTGAACGAAATCGCGTACGAACGCGCGACGGGCGAGCCCCTCCCCGAAGACCACTCCCCCGCCGAGCTGATGGCCGAGTCGGGCGCGGCCAAGGGCGCCCCTCCGGTCCTCGCCCGTGCCCACCACGGCTCGGTCTCCAAGGAGCAGCGCGCGCTCGTCGAGGAGGACCTGAAAGCGGGCCGCCTGCCGGCCGTCGTCGCCACCTCAAGCCTGGAGCTGGGCATCGACATGGGCGCGGTCGACCTGGTGGTCCAGGTCGAGTCACCCCCGTCGGTGGCCTCCGGCCTGCAGCGGGTCGGCCGGGCAGGACACCAGGTGGGCGCGGTGTCCACCGGCGTCGTCTTCCCGAAGTACCGAGGAGACCTGGTGCAGGCCGCCGTGGTCACCGAGCGGATGCGGACCGGCTCCATCGAGTCGCTGCGCATCCCGGCCAACCCCCTGGACGTCCTCGCGCAGCAGCTCGTCGCGACGGTCTCCCTCGACACCTGGCAGGTCGACGACCTGCTGGCCCTCGTCCGCCGCGCCGCGTCCTTCGCCTCGCTCCCGGAGTCGGCGTTCACGGCCGTCCTGGACATGCTCGCCGGGCGCTATCCATCGGACGCCTTCGCCGAGTTGCGCCCCCGAGTGGTCTGGGACCGCATCGCCGGCACTGTCACCGGGCGGCCGGGCGCGCAGCGTCTGGCGGTCACGTCCGGGGGCACGATCCCCGACCGTGGCCTCTTCGGGGTCTTCCTCGCCGGCGCCGACCCCAAGAAGGGCGGAGGCCGCGTCGGAGAGCTCGACGAGGAGATGGTCTACGAGTCCCGGGTGGGCGACGTCTTCACGCTCGGCACGAGTTCCTGGCGCATCGAGGACATCACCCGCGACCGTGTGCTCGTCTCCCCCGCGCCCGGCGTCCCGGGACGGCTCCCCTTCTGGAAGGGCGACCAGCTGGGCCGCCCGCTCGAACTGGGCCGTGCGGTGGGCGCGTTCCTCCGGGAGGTCGGCTCCCTGTCGCGCGACGACGCGCGCGTGCGCCTGCTGGCCGCGGGCCTCGACGACTGGGCCGCGGACAACATCCTGACGTACCTCGCCGAGCAGCGAGAGGCCTGCGGCCACATCCCTGACGACCGCACGATCGTGGTCGAGCGGTTCCGCGACGAGCTGGGCGACTGGCGGGTCGTGGTGCACTCCCCCTTCGGCGCGCAGGTGCACGCCCCCTGGGCCCTCGCCCTCGCCTCCAGGCTGACCGAGCGGTATGGCATGGACGCCCAGGTCATGCACGCCGACGACGGCATCGTGCTGCGCCTGCCGGACGCCGACCTGATGAGCCTGGACCTGCTCGACCAGGAGCCCACCGACCAGCATCTGGAGTACGACAGCGATCAGGCACCCGTAGGAGCGGGAGACGTCGCCTTCGACAAGGGCGAGGTCAACCAGATCGTCACCGACCAGGTGGGCGGCTCGGCCCTGTTCGCCTCGCGCTTCCGCGAGTGCGCCGCCCGCGCGCTGTTGCTGCCGCGCCGCAGCCCCGGAAAGCGCACGCCCCTGTGGCAGCAGCGCCAGCGCGCCGCGCAACTGCTCCAGGTGGCCAGCGAGTTCGGGTCCTTCCCCATCGTCCTCGAAGCAGTCAGGGAGTGCCTCCAGGACGTCTTCGACGTCCCGGGCCTCACGGAACTGATGGGCGACATCGAGTCCCGCAAGGTCCGGCTCGTCGAGGTCACCACACCCGAGCCGTCCCCGTTCGCGCGCTCCCTGCTGTTCGGGTACGTGGCGCAGTTCCTGTACGAGGGCGACTCCCCCCTCGCCGAGCGGCGCGCGGCGGCCCTCTCCCTGGACTCCCGGCTGCTCTCCGAGCTCCTCGGCCAGGCCGAGCTGCGCGAGCTGCTCGACGCGGACGTCCTCACGGAACTTGAGCAGGAGCTCCAGTGGCGCACGGAGGACCGCCGCGTCAAGGACGCCGAAGGCGTCGCCGACCTGCTGCGCCTCCTCGGGCCGCTCACCTCCGCCGAGTTGGCCGAGCGCGGCGCCGAGCCGGAGTGGGCGCAGGAGCTGGCCTCGGCCCGCCGCGCGATCAGTGTCCGCATCGCCGGGGCCGACCACTGGGCGGCCATCGAGGACGCGGGCCGCCTGCGCGACGCGCTGGGCACTGCGCTGCCGGTCGGTGTCCCGGAGGCGTTCACCGAGCCCGTCAAGGACCCCCTCGGCGATCTCGTCGCGCGGTACGCACGCACGCACGGCCCGTTCACCTCGGCCACAGCCGCGGCCCGCTTCGGACTCGGCGTCGCGGTCACCGAGGGCGCGCTGCAGCGCCTCGCCGCCAACCAACGCGTCGTACAAGGAGAGTTCCATCCGGCGGGCATCGGCCAGGAGTGGTGCGACGCGGCCGTCCTGCGCCGCCTGCGCCGCCGCTCCCTGGCCGCCCTGCGGCACGAGCTGGAGCCGGTGCCGCCCGCCGCGCTCGCCCAGTTCCTGCCCCAGTGGCAGCACTTGAGCGGACACGGCCTGCGGGGCGTGGACGGCCTTGTGCGCGCCATCGAGCAGTTGCAGGGGGCGACGGTGCCGGCGTCCGCGCTGGAGAAGCTCGTCCTGCCCTCCCGCGTCACCGGGTACGCACCGGCGATGCTCGACGAACTCACCGCCTCCGGCGAGGTGGTGTGGGCCGGGGCCGGATCCCTGCCGGGCAAGGACGGGTGGATCTCCCTGTATCTGGCCGACGCCGCGCCCCTGCTCCTGCCACCGGCCCACCCCCTGGAGCTCACCGCGCTCCACCAATCGGTCCTCGACACCCTCTCCGGGGGCTATGGCCTGTTCTTCCGGCAGATCGCCGACCAGGTCCGCGCCACCACGCACCCCGATGCCTCCGATCCCCAACTGGCCGACGTGATCTGGGATCTGGCCTGGTCCGGAAGGCTGACGAACGACACGCTCGCCCCCATGCGCTCACTCCTCGGATCGGGCCGCACCGCGGGCTCCACCGCCCACCGCGCCAAGCGCTCCGCCCCGCGCGGACGCTACGGCACACTGACGGCCGCCGCCCGCCCCGCATCGCGTACGGGCCCGCCGACCGTGGCGGGCCGCTGGTCGCTGCTCCCCGCCCACGAACCCGACCCCACCCTGCGCGCCCACGCCCTGGCCCGCACCCTCCTGGACCGGCACGGCGTCGTGACCCGTGGGGCGGTCGCGGCCGAGGGGGTCGAGGGCGGCTTCTCGGCGACGTACCGCGTTCTGTCGGCCTTCGAGGACAGCGGTCAGGCGCGGCGCGGCTATGTCGTCGAAGGGCTCGGCGCCGCCCAGTTCGCCATGGACGGAGCGGTGGACAGGCTGCGCGCGGCGGCGAACGCCCGTGACCGCACGGACAGTTCACCGTCCGCCATGAACTACGCCCCGCACTCCCCGCACTCCCCGCGTTCCTCGGACACCCAGGCCCTCGTCCTGGCCGCCGCCGACCCGGCCAACGCGTACGGAGCCGCGCTCCCCTGGCCCGACCCGCCCACCGACGCGGGCCACAAGCCGGGCCGCAAGGCAGGCTCCCTGGTCGTCCTCGTCGACGGCGAACTGACCCTCTACATGGAGCGTGGCGGCAAGACCCTGCTGGCCTGGCCCGCGACCCCGCAGGACGACACCCCCGTCACCGAGGACGCCCGCCTGCACGCGGCCGCCGAAGCCCTCGCCGCAGCGGCCCGCGCGGGTTCACTCGGCACGGTCACGGTCGAGCGCATCAACGGAAGCTCGTCCCTCACCTCCCCGTTCGCCGCCCTCCTGGAAGGAGCAGGCTTCCACGCCACCCCCCGGGGCCTACGCCTGCGCGCGTAA
- a CDS encoding Fpg/Nei family DNA glycosylase, whose amino-acid sequence MPEGDTVHQAARRLHTALAGHTVTRSDLRVPKLATVDLTGRTVLDVTPRGKHLLTRFEGGLTLHSHLRMDGSWKVYAPGERWSGGPGHQIRAILGTADRTAVGYRLPVLELLRTADEHKAVGHLGPDLLGPDWDPEQAIGNLLATPDRPLGEALLDQRNLAGIGNVYKSELCFLLSITPWLPVGELPAETASRLPALAKKLLEANRDRPARTTTGRDQAGRRLYVYGRAPRPCLRCGTPVRTAEQGDGSRSRPTYWCPTCQQGPTP is encoded by the coding sequence ATGCCCGAAGGAGACACCGTCCACCAGGCAGCCCGGCGGCTGCACACCGCGCTCGCCGGGCACACCGTCACGCGCTCCGACCTCCGCGTCCCGAAGCTCGCGACCGTCGACCTCACCGGGCGCACCGTCCTGGACGTCACCCCGCGCGGCAAGCACCTCCTCACCCGCTTCGAGGGCGGGCTCACACTGCACTCCCACCTCCGCATGGACGGCTCCTGGAAGGTGTACGCCCCCGGCGAGCGCTGGAGCGGCGGCCCCGGCCACCAGATCAGGGCGATCCTCGGCACGGCCGACCGCACCGCCGTCGGCTACCGCCTGCCCGTACTCGAACTCCTCCGCACTGCCGACGAGCACAAGGCCGTGGGGCACCTCGGACCCGACCTCCTGGGCCCCGACTGGGACCCCGAGCAGGCCATCGGCAACCTCCTGGCGACCCCCGACCGCCCCCTGGGCGAGGCCCTGCTCGACCAACGCAATCTCGCGGGCATCGGGAACGTCTACAAGAGCGAGCTCTGCTTCCTCCTGAGCATCACCCCCTGGCTCCCCGTCGGCGAGCTCCCCGCCGAGACGGCATCCCGCCTCCCCGCCCTGGCCAAGAAGCTCCTGGAGGCCAACCGCGACCGCCCGGCGCGCACCACCACGGGCCGCGACCAAGCGGGCCGGCGCCTGTACGTCTACGGCCGTGCACCCCGCCCCTGCCTGCGCTGCGGCACCCCCGTCCGCACGGCCGAGCAGGGCGACGGCTCGCGCAGCCGCCCCACGTACTGGTGCCCCACCTGCCAACAGGGCCCGACCCCCTGA
- a CDS encoding helix-turn-helix domain-containing protein, with amino-acid sequence MILLRRLLGDVLRRQRQRQGRTLREVSSSARVSLGYLSEVERGQKEASSELLSAICDALDVRMSELMREVSDELSLAELAASAAATEPVRAPVRPMLNSVSVSGVPPERVTIKAPAEAVDVVAA; translated from the coding sequence ATGATTCTGCTCCGTCGCCTGCTGGGTGACGTGCTGCGTCGGCAGCGCCAGCGCCAGGGCCGTACTCTGCGCGAAGTCTCCTCGTCCGCCCGAGTCTCGCTCGGCTATCTTTCCGAGGTGGAGCGGGGGCAGAAGGAGGCATCCTCCGAGCTGCTTTCCGCGATCTGCGACGCGCTTGACGTACGGATGTCCGAGCTCATGCGCGAGGTGAGCGATGAGCTCTCCCTCGCCGAACTGGCTGCGTCGGCAGCGGCTACGGAACCGGTGCGCGCACCGGTTCGCCCGATGCTCAATTCCGTCTCGGTGAGCGGTGTGCCGCCGGAACGGGTGACGATCAAGGCGCCTGCGGAAGCGGTGGACGTCGTCGCGGCGTGA
- a CDS encoding CinA family protein, with product MTSVGGPAAEVLRLLQARGETLAVAESLTGGLVAAELTAVPGASRVFRGSVTAYATELKHEVLGVDGTLLAERGAVDAEVALQMAAGVRKVMGADWGLATTGVAGPDPQDGQAVGTVFVAFDGPDTAADWPISTGGGPGSALRSEGKVAALRLNGERSDIRMESVRSVLTLLLERLSGERAGNGRAQDTEQNGGN from the coding sequence GTGACGTCCGTCGGCGGCCCGGCCGCGGAGGTGCTGCGGCTTCTTCAGGCGCGGGGCGAGACGCTCGCCGTCGCCGAGTCGCTCACCGGCGGTCTGGTGGCCGCCGAGCTGACGGCGGTGCCGGGGGCCTCACGGGTCTTCCGGGGGTCCGTGACGGCGTACGCGACCGAGCTGAAGCACGAGGTGCTCGGGGTCGACGGCACTCTGCTGGCCGAGCGCGGCGCCGTGGATGCCGAGGTGGCGCTGCAGATGGCGGCCGGTGTGCGCAAGGTCATGGGCGCGGACTGGGGGCTCGCCACCACGGGCGTCGCGGGGCCGGATCCGCAGGACGGACAGGCCGTAGGGACTGTCTTCGTGGCATTCGACGGGCCGGACACCGCGGCCGACTGGCCGATTTCCACGGGTGGCGGACCGGGTTCCGCTCTTCGCTCTGAGGGGAAAGTGGCCGCGCTGCGGTTGAACGGTGAGCGTTCGGACATCCGTATGGAGAGTGTACGGAGCGTGCTCACGCTGCTGCTCGAGCGGCTGTCCGGCGAACGTGCTGGGAATGGGCGGGCACAGGATACGGAACAGAACGGGGGGAATTGA